GTCGCGCCCCAGCAAGCCGCCGGTCTTCTGGTAGCTCCAGTTATTGTACGTGATGGTCGGCTCGATGTAAAAGGGCAGCTTTTCGGGAATCGTAATGCGGAAGCGGCCTTGCCCGGCGTTGTAGAAGCGGCCCAAACTTACGTTGGCGGCCGTGGTGTACAAGAATTTCTTCAGGTAGCGAAACTCTAGACCTAGGTAGATATTATCCACGGGCCTGGTTGCTAGCACGAAGCCTAGCTCCGCCGACAAGTTGTTGTTCTTGCTGGCATCTACGCTGAACGTGTAGCCCCCTTGCTCTTTGTCGTAGCGGATACGCGGATACACGCCCCGGAAGAAGTCGTCGGAGGCCAAGCGGTAGTAGCCTTCTTCGATGTCGTCGATGGTGTAGGTACGGCCCTGGCGCTGAAAAAAGCGGCGTACATAGGCATTTTGACTAGTTTTTAAGCCCTGTACCGTGATCCGGTCAAAAACCGGAGCGGGTGCTTGGTTCTGGAAGGCTGTGCGGCGCGCCGCCAATGCTAGCGTATCCACGCGCCGCTCGATGCGCCGCAGTATCACGGGTAGCTTCGCCTGGGCTGCTTTGGTACCTAGGTCGATCAACTCGCGCACTTTGTCGAAATCCGTGGAGCCATAGCCCTCCAGATCGGGTTGAATAAACACGCCGTTGGGGCCCACCGCCAGCGTATCGGCCACACTCGCGCCCAAAAAAACCAGGGTGCCGGCCAAGAGCTCATCGTCTTTCTGGAACGGATACTTCTTGTAGGCTACGTCGCCCACATTCACCCCGATGATGATGTCGGGCGCAAACTCCGCCTTCATCACGTCGGTGGGAAAGTTGTTGTAGATGCCGCCGTCGAAAAGGTAGCGGCCGTCGGGGTTGCGAATGGGACGGAACACCAACGGCACGGCCATTGAGTTGCGCACCGCATCCGACAGCGAGCCGTTGCGCTGCACCACTTGGTTGCGGGTAAATACCTCGGCCGCTAGGCAGCGGAAGGGCACAAACAGTTTGTCGAAGTCGTAGTTAGCAGTAGCCCCCGCCGGGGCAAGGAGCTTGGCTAACACAAAGTTGAGGTTGACGTCGTTGATTAAGTTGGGGGTGATGCGCGTCCGCAACGACGAGTCGATGGCCACGCCTACCCGCAGGGCTGCCGGCGACGCATCAGAGTTCAGGTAGTTGAAGGTTTTGCTTTCGAGCTGCCGGCCCGACACCCAGTTCTGAAACTCCGGGTTCGTGACAATCTTCTCGATTTCCGAGGGCGCATACCCCGCTGCGTACATGGCGCCCACCACCGAACCCATGCTCGTACCGATGATGTAGTCGATGGGAATGTTGTTCTTTTCTAGCACTTTTAGCACGCCCACGTGGGCTAGGCCTTTGGCACCACCTCCGCTCA
This Hymenobacter sp. GOD-10R DNA region includes the following protein-coding sequences:
- a CDS encoding patatin-like phospholipase family protein codes for the protein MQKLYVFLTGLLLLFSRLPAAQAQKVGLVLSGGGAKGLAHVGVLKVLEKNNIPIDYIIGTSMGSVVGAMYAAGYAPSEIEKIVTNPEFQNWVSGRQLESKTFNYLNSDASPAALRVGVAIDSSLRTRITPNLINDVNLNFVLAKLLAPAGATANYDFDKLFVPFRCLAAEVFTRNQVVQRNGSLSDAVRNSMAVPLVFRPIRNPDGRYLFDGGIYNNFPTDVMKAEFAPDIIIGVNVGDVAYKKYPFQKDDELLAGTLVFLGASVADTLAVGPNGVFIQPDLEGYGSTDFDKVRELIDLGTKAAQAKLPVILRRIERRVDTLALAARRTAFQNQAPAPVFDRITVQGLKTSQNAYVRRFFQRQGRTYTIDDIEEGYYRLASDDFFRGVYPRIRYDKEQGGYTFSVDASKNNNLSAELGFVLATRPVDNIYLGLEFRYLKKFLYTTAANVSLGRFYNAGQGRFRITIPEKLPFYIEPTITYNNWSYQKTGGLLGRDIQNTLIAQSDLSATVQGGISPNYRSRVTLELGYFGNQDNYANVRTVSSGDTLDRTRFQGLTAALRFTRNSLNRKQYATGGRRAAISIRAVQGTERYTPGSTSVRTLPYSDDHHWLQFSATTEQYFPAASNKQTWGYFGEVMVSGQGLFTNYRSSLTTAPVFAPLVDSRTLFLNSYRAPRYAAAGLRFSHTIFGSLEWRSEAFVHLIYKPLAEAVNQRAITRKGFDRPRLTASSGFVYFTRLGPLAVHIIHYDDSAKRWGVFGHVGFLLFHSRSLE